CAACGCGCACCTTCACCAGATAGGAATCACGACCGGCTGTATAATGCACTTCAAGCACTTCGGGGAATGCGGCAAGTTTTTTCCCCACGTCAGTGGCACCCACTCCTTCTTCGACGCGTATGGAGGTAAATGCTGTCAGCCCCCGTCCAAGAGACTTGTGGCTCACAATACATTCATAGCCCATAATAATACCGCTCTGTTTAAGCTTGCGAACACGCTCAAGAACGGCAGACGGCGCCTTGCCCACCTTACGGGCAATCTCTGCGTTGGAGACTTTACCATCGGCCTGAAGGATGTTCAGGATTTCCAAGTCCAAATTGTCGATCTTTCTGTTATTCATAGTTTAAAGGAATAATATTCTTTTCACTTTCTGTCAATCCCCTTGGGAACACACCATGATTAATCCACATAACCAGCTTTCATTTTTTTAAATCCTCAGTTATTTAAAGTAGCCGATTAACTTTGAGCAGAGCTCTCAATCAGGATGACATGGTGTGAAAAACCAACTGCCGACAACTCAATATTCTGATGCCACGGTTTCCGTTTCCGACCGAAACGGCACTCTTGTCATGACGCTCGC
The genomic region above belongs to uncultured Pseudodesulfovibrio sp. and contains:
- a CDS encoding Lrp/AsnC family transcriptional regulator, with the protein product MNNRKIDNLDLEILNILQADGKVSNAEIARKVGKAPSAVLERVRKLKQSGIIMGYECIVSHKSLGRGLTAFTSIRVEEGVGATDVGKKLAAFPEVLEVHYTAGRDSYLVKVRVEDTEALQATLAKFGTIGPVRDTNSTIVLTTVKESRVIPLPVEND